One part of the Glycine max cultivar Williams 82 chromosome 14, Glycine_max_v4.0, whole genome shotgun sequence genome encodes these proteins:
- the LOC106795834 gene encoding uncharacterized protein: MEAKDSWKTDTKLQKIVDKIRINQGSYKQYTFDDTFLRRKGKVVIRADLQMKERILHHYHNNVTGGHLGDDLTYRRIKEQFYWKGLQREVRKWVLECHISFHPQIDGQTEALNKALEGYLRCVTGELPKKWTEYIALAELWYNTKFHTTVKMTPFEALYGYPPPMPNITVQGESLVEAVAYTIKTIQQITELLQDNLTKAQERMKKYVDLKRAD; encoded by the exons ATGGAGGCCAAGGATTCATGGAAAACTGATACAAAATTACAGAAGATAGTGGACAAAATCAGGATAAATCAGGGTTCTTACAAGCAATACACATTTGATGACACATTTcttagaagaaaaggaaaagtggtaatcagagcagaTCTGCAAATGAAAGAAAGGATCCTGCATCACTACCACAACAATGTAACTGGAGGACATTTAGGGGACGATCTAACATATAGGAGGATTAAAGAACAATTTTATTGGAAGGGATTGCAGAGGGAGGTTAGGAAGTGGGTGCTGGAATGCCATAtct CCTTCCACCCTCAAATTGATGGACAAACAGAGGCATTAAACAAGGCTTTAGAAGGATACTTGAGGTGTGTTACGGGTGAATTACCTAAGAAATGGACAGAATATATAGCCTTGGCAGAATTATGGTATAACACTAAGTTTCATACAACTGTAAAGATGACACCATTTGAAGCACTATATGGCTACCCTCCTCCTATGCCAAATATTACAGTACAAGGAGAATCATTAGTAGAAGCAGTAGCTTATACGATAAAAACCATACAACAAATAACAGAGCTTCTACAGGATAATTTAACAAAGGCTCaggagaggatgaagaagtATGTTGATCTCAAAAGGGCAGACTAA